From Cryptosporangium aurantiacum:
CGCACCGCCGAGTCGGTCGTGTTGACGCTCTGGCCACCCGGGCCGGAGGAGCGGAAGACGTCGATCCGGATGTCGTTCTCCGGGATGTCGACGTGGTCGTTCTGCTCGACGACCGGCAGCACCTCCACGCCGGCGAACGACGTCTGGCGCCGGCCCTGGTTGTCGTAAGGGCTGATCCGGACGAGACGGTGCGTGCCCTGTTCGACCGAGAGCGTGCCGTAGGCGTACGGCGCTCTGACCGTGAACGTCGCGGACTTGATCCCGGCCTCTTCGGCGTACGACGTGTCGTAGACCTCGGTGCTGTAGTGGTGGCGCTCCGCCCAGCGGAGGTACATCCGCAGCAGCATCTCGGCGAAGTCGGCCGCGTCGACGCCGCCGGCCTCGGCGCGGATCGTGATCAGCGCCTCGCGTGGGTCATAGTCGCCGGAGAGGAGCGTGCGGACCTCGAGCTCCTCGATCGTGGTCCGGAGCGAGGTCAGCTCGGTGGCGACCTCCTGGACCGAGCCCTGGTCGTCCTCGGCCTCGGCCATCTCCAGCAGCAGCTGGGCGTCGTCGAGGCGTTGACGCAGGCCACCGACCTTGTTCAGCTCGCCCTGGACGAACGAGAGGCGCGAGGTCACCTGCTGCGCCCGCTCCTGGTCGTCCCAGAGGTCA
This genomic window contains:
- the prfB gene encoding peptide chain release factor 2 translates to MAAVDLHEELKALDTTLTSVESVLDLDKLRRELAELNEAAAAPDLWDDQERAQQVTSRLSFVQGELNKVGGLRQRLDDAQLLLEMAEAEDDQGSVQEVATELTSLRTTIEELEVRTLLSGDYDPREALITIRAEAGGVDAADFAEMLLRMYLRWAERHHYSTEVYDTSYAEEAGIKSATFTVRAPYAYGTLSVEQGTHRLVRISPYDNQGRRQTSFAGVEVLPVVEQNDHVDIPENDIRIDVFRSSGPGGQSVNTTDSAVRITHLPTGIVVSCQNEKSQIQNRAAAMRVLQARLLERRRVEQKAEMDALRGDGGNSWGNQMRSYVVHPYQMVKDLRTDHEVGNPQAVFDGDIDGFIEAGIRWRKQQEAGVS